One window of the Triticum dicoccoides isolate Atlit2015 ecotype Zavitan chromosome 3B, WEW_v2.0, whole genome shotgun sequence genome contains the following:
- the LOC119277135 gene encoding ABC transporter I family member 10-like, which produces MAQSLTGGATPFCCYPHPPSYAAGRATPTAPPSTRRRVVASASPTPPPPAIEGRGVGFSVTTRRGLVLPVLKDCSLCVPPGQLWMLLGPNGCGKSTLLKVLAGFQNPSAGTVHINRPFSYVFQNPDHQVVMPTVESDVAFGLGKLNLSLDEVRSRVSQSLDAVGMLSYSQRPIQTLSGGQKQRVAIAGALAEASKVLLLDELTTFLDEYDQMGVVKAVRNSVTASGEVAALWVTHRLEELRYADGAIYMEDGRTIIQGDVSSISRFIKRKQARYFGHFEL; this is translated from the exons ATGGCGCAAAGCCTCACCGGCGGCGCCACCCCCTTCTGCTGCTACCCTCACCCGCCCAGCTACGCCGCCGGGCGAGCTACCCCGACCGCTCCCCCTTCCACCCGCCGCCGCGTGGTCGCCTCGGCCTCCCCTACGCCGCCCCCGCCGGCCATCGAGGGCCGCGGGGTGGGATTTTCGGTGACGACGAGGCGGGGGCTGGTGCTGCCGGTGCTCAAGGACTGCTCGCTGTGCGTCCCGCCGGGGCAGCTCTGGATGCTCCTCGGCCCCAACGGCTGCGGCAAGTCCACCCTCCTCAAG GTTTTGGCAGGTTTTCAAAATCCCTCTGCTGGTACAGTGCATATTAATAGGCCATTCAGCTATGTCTTCCAAAATCCTGATCACCAG GTTGTGATGCCCACTGTGGAATCCGATGTTGCATTTGGTCTTGGTAAGCTCAATCTTTCATTGGATGAGGTTAGGTCAAGAGTGTCACAATCTCTGGATGCAGTTGGAATGTTGAGCTACTCTCAA AGGCCAATCCAAACTCTGAGTGGTGGGCAGAAACAGAGAGTTGCCATTGCTGGTGCTTTAGCTGAAGCATCCAAAGTACTACTGCTGGATGAGCTGACCACATTCTTGGACGAATATGATCAG ATGGGCGTGGTCAAGGCGGTGAGGAACTCTGTGACTGCTAGTGGGGAGGTTGCGGCACTGTGGGTGACCCATCGGCTGGAAGAACTCAGATACGCAGATGGTGCTATCTACATGGAAGATGGCCGGACGATTATTCAAGGCGACGTCTCCAGTATATCCAGGTTTATAAAGAGGAAGCAAGCACGCTACTTCGGTCATTTTGAGCTCTGA
- the LOC119281573 gene encoding copper transporter 3-like, whose amino-acid sequence MDKGMGGHGMGMGGAAPAPAAAHGGMRMHYMHMTFYWGKNSEILFHGWPGSSGGMYALALLVVFALAVLVEFLSTCRWLESHISSRDRPAAAGAARAAVHALRVGMAYVLMLALMSFNVGVLLVAVAGHAVGFLLFRAGLFGGQAQVEDGAKDYLAPAACC is encoded by the coding sequence ATGGACAAGGGAATGGGAGGGCACGGCATGGGCATGGGCGGCGCCGCGCCGGCGCCAGCGGCGGCGCACGGGGGCATGCGGATGCACTACATGCACATGACCTTCTACTGGGGCAAGAACTCGGAGATCCTCTTCCACGGGTGGCCCGGCTCCAGCGGCGGCATGTACGCGCTCGCGCTCCTCGTCGTCTTTGCGCTCGCCGTGCTCGTGGAGTTCCTCTCCACCTGCCGCTGGCTCGAGAGCCACATCTCCTCCCGCgaccggccggcggcggcgggggcggcgcgcgCCGCCGTGCACGCGCTGCGCGTCGGGATGGCCTACGTCCTCATGCTCGCGCTCATGTCGTTCAACGTCGGCGTGCTCCTCGTGGCAGTCGCCGGCCACGCGGTGGGGTTCCTGCTCTTCAGGGCCGGCCTGTTCGGCGGACAGGCGCAGGTGGAGGACGGGGCCAAGGACTACCTGGCGCCGGCGGCGTGCTGCTAG